One Candidatus Tanganyikabacteria bacterium genomic window carries:
- a CDS encoding MerR family transcriptional regulator has product MAYTVKRVADLAGVTVRTLHHYDRIGLLKPSAVSGAGYRLYGQADLARLQEILILRELDCDLARIRAILDAPAHDRRSALLQHRERLAARQDRIIGLIATLDRTIAAMEGGTEMSAEQLFEGFDDSRYRAEAEQRWGKDVVADSYRRMERLSAQDRDAIKAEAEAIGTGFAGLVGRDPADPEVQAVAARHHAWVNRFWDCSPEAFRNLGQMYVDDARFTATYDRIRPGLAVFVRDAMAAFADAFRPAAEP; this is encoded by the coding sequence ATGGCGTACACCGTGAAGCGCGTCGCCGACCTGGCGGGGGTCACCGTCCGGACCCTGCACCACTACGACCGGATCGGCCTGCTCAAGCCGTCGGCGGTGAGCGGGGCGGGCTACCGCCTCTACGGGCAGGCCGACCTGGCACGGCTGCAGGAGATCCTGATCCTGCGGGAACTCGACTGCGACCTGGCACGGATTCGCGCCATCCTGGACGCTCCCGCGCACGATCGGCGATCCGCGCTGCTCCAGCATAGGGAGCGACTGGCGGCCCGCCAGGACCGGATTATCGGGCTGATCGCCACGCTGGACCGCACGATCGCGGCCATGGAAGGAGGAACCGAGATGTCGGCAGAGCAACTCTTCGAGGGGTTCGACGATTCGCGCTATCGCGCCGAGGCCGAACAGCGGTGGGGGAAGGACGTCGTCGCCGACTCCTACCGGCGCATGGAGAGGCTGAGCGCCCAGGACCGCGACGCGATCAAGGCGGAGGCGGAGGCGATCGGGACCGGCTTTGCCGGTCTGGTGGGCCGGGACCCAGCCGATCCCGAGGTCCAGGCCGTGGCGGCGCGCCACCATGCCTGGGTGAACCGGTTCTGGGACTGTTCGCCCGAGGCGTTCCGCAACCTGGGGCAGATGTACGTGGACGATGCGCGCTTCACGGCGACCTACGACCGGATCCGGCCCGGGCTGGCGGTTTTCGTGCGAGACGCCATGGCGGCTTTCGCCGACGCCTTCAGGCCTGCAGCCGAGCCTTGA
- a CDS encoding phytanoyl-CoA dioxygenase family protein, with amino-acid sequence MPTADPARTVAIPGPTGDPVEVDVVYDPATDPAAGATDPRTLGALLEAEGFALARGLLSPARCAELIAAFRAEVKPARAPFYRHETDHPEAHVFTADGFMKHPVLNPHELWSRRYGRTRRLSQALLADLALQRLMEGLFGEPGKLIHSMYFEGNQKTWAHRDTYYVDSTRLGAMVGVWIALEDIHPGAGRFYVYPRSHRLPVPELGDGFAADPNEPDYKARVLGEIARSGLKCHAPALRAGDVLLFGSRTIHGSLPNPESGKSRNALTGHFIPVSHGIVWFHRDVRPERSRVIDGLTVHFNKDLDLPANRLALYREALATAALKRARALKARLQA; translated from the coding sequence TTGCCGACCGCCGATCCTGCCCGGACCGTCGCCATTCCCGGACCCACCGGAGACCCCGTGGAAGTGGACGTCGTCTACGATCCCGCCACAGATCCCGCGGCGGGCGCGACCGATCCCCGGACCCTGGGCGCACTCCTGGAAGCCGAAGGGTTCGCCCTCGCCCGGGGGTTGCTGTCGCCCGCGCGTTGCGCCGAGTTGATCGCCGCGTTCCGGGCCGAGGTGAAGCCGGCGCGCGCGCCCTTCTACCGCCATGAAACCGATCATCCCGAAGCCCACGTCTTCACGGCCGACGGCTTCATGAAGCACCCGGTGCTCAATCCGCACGAACTCTGGTCGCGCCGCTACGGCCGCACCCGCCGCCTCTCGCAGGCATTGCTCGCTGACCTGGCGCTCCAGCGCCTCATGGAGGGGCTGTTCGGCGAACCGGGCAAGCTGATCCACTCGATGTACTTCGAGGGCAACCAGAAGACCTGGGCGCACCGGGACACGTACTACGTGGACTCGACCCGCCTGGGCGCCATGGTCGGCGTGTGGATCGCCCTGGAGGACATTCACCCCGGAGCCGGCCGGTTCTACGTCTACCCGCGCAGCCATCGATTGCCCGTCCCTGAGCTGGGAGACGGCTTCGCGGCGGATCCAAACGAGCCCGATTACAAGGCGCGGGTCCTCGGTGAGATCGCCCGGAGCGGCCTGAAATGCCACGCGCCGGCGTTGCGGGCCGGCGACGTGCTGCTGTTCGGTTCACGCACGATCCATGGCAGCCTGCCCAACCCCGAAAGCGGCAAGTCGCGCAACGCCCTGACCGGCCACTTCATTCCGGTCTCGCACGGCATCGTCTGGTTCCACCGGGACGTGCGCCCGGAGCGCTCGCGGGTGATCGACGGGCTCACGGTGCACTTCAACAAGGATCTCGACCTCCCTGCCAACCGCCTGGCACTCTACCGGGAAGCCCTCGCGACCGCCGCGCTGAAGCGGGCGCGGGCCCTCAAGGCTCGGCTGCAGGCCTGA